A window of the Drosophila simulans strain w501 chromosome 2L, Prin_Dsim_3.1, whole genome shotgun sequence genome harbors these coding sequences:
- the LOC120284403 gene encoding mucin-5AC isoform X4, with protein sequence MKVALIFLTVSILLIQVKNVKANYDWDSMTDGPCEEIIPGSGGDTIYNPDPVQPCDPDDNPTTPKPRHKTKRPKSTRKTTKRTKRPPRRNTKKTTKRSTKRTTKRSTKRTTKRSTKRTTKRSTKTPATTDAPITTTDADCTCSDTTTVTCTDSTTPLCTDTPPCTCSEEPSTAIPSSPCTCTEETTTQTPTCSTQGTPTTPSTCAPTSTTTKCTTTTSTCAPTTTTPRCTTTTSTCAPTTTTPRCTTTTSTCAPTTTTPRCTTTTSTCAPTTTTPRCTTTTSTRRPTTTTPRCTPTTSTCAPTTTTPRCTTTTSTRRPTTTTPRCTPTTSTCAPTTTTPKCTTTTSTSRPTTTTPRCTTTTTTRRPTTTTPRFTPTTSTCAPTATTPKCTTTTTTCAPTTTTPKCTTTTSTSRPTTTTPRCTTTTTTRRPTTTTPRCTPTTSTCAPTTTTPKCTTTTSTSRPTTTTPRCTTTTTTRRPTTTTPRCTATTSTCAPTTTTPRCTTTTSTCAPTTTTPRCTTTTTTRRPTTTTPRCTPTTSTCAPTTTTPKCTTTTSTSRPTTTTPRCTTTTTTRRPTTTTPRCTTTTTTRRPTTTTPRCTTTTTTRRPTTTTPTCTTTTTTSRPTTSTPRSTPTTSTCAPTTTTPKCTTTTSTSRPTTTTPTCTTTTTTRRPTTTTPTCTTTTTTSRPTTTTPRCTTTTSTSAPTTITPCPTTTPSTSPTRTTRRPCPCPCYPQPPYQIPPWSWWYPYPIYPNPVWPWQPNPVVPQWPQMPGYPNQWPQLPGNPQHLPPPLPSPQWPWSWPKPPVVHPKPGDCENICENLLKGVKYQEDLIRRCLCTRK encoded by the exons ATGAAAGTCGCCCTTATCTTTTTAACTG tGAGCATTTTGCTCATACAGGTTAAAAATGTGAAAGCAAATTACGACTGGGACAGTATGACAGATGGTCCATGTGAGGAGATAATACCCGGATCTGGAGGAGACACTATCTACAACCCAGATCCAGTGCAACCCTGTGACCCTGACGACAATCCGACTACTCCAAAACCCAGACACAAGACTAAAAGACCCAAATCCACACGTAAAACAACCAAACGAACTAAACGTCCTCCCAGAAGGAACACCAAAAAGACCACCAAAAGGTCCACCAAAAGAACCACCAAAAGGTCCACCAAAAGGACCACCAAAAGGTCCACCAAAAGGACCACCAAAAGGTCGACCAAAACCCCGGCTACAACAGATGCCCCTATAACGACCACGGATGCGGACTGCACATGCTCCGACACAACAACTGTGACATGCACGGACTCGACGACTCCATTGTGTACCGACACCCCTCCTTGCACCTGTTCTGAAGAACCTTCTACTGCAATACCCAGTTCTCCTTGCACATGTACTGAAGAAACCACTACACAAACACCAACGTGTTCCACCCAAGGAACCCCAACAACCCCCAGCACATGTGCCCCAACCTCTACCACAACAaaatgcacaacaacaacttccACTTGTGCCCCAACGACAACTACACCTAGATGCACTACAACAACTTCCACTTGTGCCCCAACGACAACTACTCCGAgatgcacaacaacaacttccACTTGTGCCCCAACGACAACCACACCTAGATGCACTACAACAACTTCTACTTGTGCCCCAACGACAACAACTCCTAGATGCACTACAACAACTTCCACAAGGCGCCCAACGACAACTACTCCTAGATGCACACCAACAACTTCCACTTGTGCCCCAACGACAACAACTCCTAGATGCACTACAACAACTTCCACAAGGCGCCCAACGACAACTACTCCTAGATGCACACCAACAACTTCCACTTGTGCCCCAACGACAACTACTCCTAAATGCActacaacaacatcaacaagtCGCCCAACGACAACTACTCCTAGATGCACTACAACAACTACCACAAGGCGCCCAACGACAACTACTCCTAGATTCACACCAACAACTTCCACTTGTGCCCCAACGGCAACTACTCCTAAATGCACTACAACAACTACCACTTGTGCCCCAACGACAACTACTCCTAAATGCACTACAACAACATCCACAAGTCGCCCAACGACAACTACTCCTAGATGCACTACAACAACTACCACAAGGCGCCCAACGACAACTACTCCTAGATGCACACCAACAACTTCCACTTGTGCCCCAACGACAACTACTCCTAAATGCACTACAACAACATCCACAAGTCGCCCAACGACAACTACTCCTAGATGCACTACAACAACTACCACAAGGCGCCCAACGACAACTACTCCTAGATGCACAGCAACAACTTCTACTTGTGCCCCAACGACAACTACTCCGAGATGCACTACAACAACTTCCACTTGTGCCCCAACGACAACTACTCCGAGATGCACTACAACAACTACCACAAGGCGCCCAACGACAACTACTCCTAGATGCACACCAACAACTTCCACTTGTGCCCCAACGACAACTACTCCTAAATGCACTACAACAACATCCACAAGTCGCCCAACGACAACTACTCCTAGATGCACTACAACAACTACCACAAGGCGCCCAACGACAACTACTCCTAGATGCACTACAACAACTACCACAAGGCGCCCAACGACAACTACTCCTAG ATGCACTACAACAACTACCACAAGGCGCCCAACGACAACAACTCCTACATGCACCACAACAACTACCACAAGTCGCCCAACGACAAGTACTCCTAGATCCACACCAACAACTTCCACTTGTGCCCCAACGACAACTACTCCTAAATGCACTACAACAACTTCCACAAGTCGCCCAACGACAACTACTCCTACATGCACTACAACAACTACCACAAGGCGCCCAACGACAACAACTCCTACATGCACCACAACAACTACCACAAGTCGCCCAACGACAACTACTCCTAGATGCACTACAACGACTTCCACAAGTGCTCCAACCACAATCACACCTTgtccaacaacaacaccatcAACAAGTCCTACAAGAACAACACGtcgtccttgtccttgtccttgctATCCCCAGCCTCCTTACCAGATTCCTCCTTGGTCATGGTGGTATCCTTACCCGATCTACCCCAATCCGGTGTGGCCCTGGCAACCTAACCCAGTTGTTCCTCAATGGCCACAGATGCCCGGATATCCAAATCAGTGGCCACAATTACCAGGTAATCCCCAGCACTTACCACCGCCGTTGCCATCTCCTCAGTGGCCCTggtcttggccaaaaccacCAGTAGTTCACCCTAAACCTGGCGACTGTGAAAACATATGCGAAAACCTACTGAAGGGAGTAAAATATCAAGAAGATCTCATCAGAAGATGCTTGTGCACACGAAAGTAa
- the LOC120284403 gene encoding mucin-5AC isoform X3, which produces MKVALIFLTVSILLIQVKNVKANYDWDSMTDGPCEEIIPGSGGDTIYNPDPVQPCDPDDNPTTPKPRHKTKRPKSTRKTTKRTKRPPRRNTKKTTKRSTKRTTKRSTKRTTKRSTKRTTKRSTKTPATTDAPITTTDADCTCSDTTTVTCTDSTTPLCTDTPPCTCSEEPSTAIPSSPCTCTEETTTQTPTCSTQGTPTTPSTCAPTSTTTKCTTTTSTCAPTTTTPRCTTTTSTCAPTTTTPRCTTTTSTCAPTTTTPRCTTTTSTCAPTTTTPRCTTTTSTRRPTTTTPRCTPTTSTCAPTTTTPRCTTTTSTRRPTTTTPRCTPTTSTCAPTTTTPKCTTTTSTSRPTTTTPRCTTTTTTRRPTTTTPRFTPTTSTCAPTATTPKCTTTTTTCAPTTTTPKCTTTTSTSRPTTTTPRCTTTTTTRRPTTTTPRCTPTTSTCAPTTTTPKCTTTTSTSRPTTTTPRCTTTTTTRRPTTTTPRCTTTTTTRRPTTTTPRCTPTTSTCAPTTTTPKCTTTTSTSRPTTTTPRCTTTTTTRRPTTTTPRCTTTTTTRRPTTTTPRCTPTTSTCAPTTTTPRCTTTTSTSRPTTTTPTCTTTTTTRRPTTTTPTCTTTTTTSRPTTSTPRSTPTTSTCAPTTTTPKCTTTTSTSRPTTTTPTCTTTTTTRRPTTTTPTCTTTTTTSRPTTTTPRCTTTTSTSAPTTITPCPTTTPSTSPTRTTRRPCPCPCYPQPPYQIPPWSWWYPYPIYPNPVWPWQPNPVVPQWPQMPGYPNQWPQLPGNPQHLPPPLPSPQWPWSWPKPPVVHPKPGDCENICENLLKGVKYQEDLIRRCLCTRK; this is translated from the exons ATGAAAGTCGCCCTTATCTTTTTAACTG tGAGCATTTTGCTCATACAGGTTAAAAATGTGAAAGCAAATTACGACTGGGACAGTATGACAGATGGTCCATGTGAGGAGATAATACCCGGATCTGGAGGAGACACTATCTACAACCCAGATCCAGTGCAACCCTGTGACCCTGACGACAATCCGACTACTCCAAAACCCAGACACAAGACTAAAAGACCCAAATCCACACGTAAAACAACCAAACGAACTAAACGTCCTCCCAGAAGGAACACCAAAAAGACCACCAAAAGGTCCACCAAAAGAACCACCAAAAGGTCCACCAAAAGGACCACCAAAAGGTCCACCAAAAGGACCACCAAAAGGTCGACCAAAACCCCGGCTACAACAGATGCCCCTATAACGACCACGGATGCGGACTGCACATGCTCCGACACAACAACTGTGACATGCACGGACTCGACGACTCCATTGTGTACCGACACCCCTCCTTGCACCTGTTCTGAAGAACCTTCTACTGCAATACCCAGTTCTCCTTGCACATGTACTGAAGAAACCACTACACAAACACCAACGTGTTCCACCCAAGGAACCCCAACAACCCCCAGCACATGTGCCCCAACCTCTACCACAACAaaatgcacaacaacaacttccACTTGTGCCCCAACGACAACTACACCTAGATGCACTACAACAACTTCCACTTGTGCCCCAACGACAACTACTCCGAgatgcacaacaacaacttccACTTGTGCCCCAACGACAACCACACCTAGATGCACTACAACAACTTCTACTTGTGCCCCAACGACAACAACTCCTAGATGCACTACAACAACTTCCACAAGGCGCCCAACGACAACTACTCCTAGATGCACACCAACAACTTCCACTTGTGCCCCAACGACAACAACTCCTAGATGCACTACAACAACTTCCACAAGGCGCCCAACGACAACTACTCCTAGATGCACACCAACAACTTCCACTTGTGCCCCAACGACAACTACTCCTAAATGCActacaacaacatcaacaagtCGCCCAACGACAACTACTCCTAGATGCACTACAACAACTACCACAAGGCGCCCAACGACAACTACTCCTAGATTCACACCAACAACTTCCACTTGTGCCCCAACGGCAACTACTCCTAAATGCACTACAACAACTACCACTTGTGCCCCAACGACAACTACTCCTAAATGCACTACAACAACATCCACAAGTCGCCCAACGACAACTACTCCTAGATGCACTACAACAACTACCACAAGGCGCCCAACGACAACTACTCCTAGATGCACACCAACAACTTCCACTTGTGCCCCAACGACAACTACTCCTAAATGCACTACAACAACATCCACAAGTCGCCCAACGACAACTACTCCTAGATGCACTACAACAACTACCACAAGGCGCCCAACGACAACTACTCCTAG ATGCACTACAACAACTACCACAAGGCGCCCAACGACAACTACTCCTAGATGCACACCAACAACTTCCACTTGTGCCCCAACGACAACTACTCCTAAATGCACTACAACAACATCCACAAGTCGCCCAACGACAACTACTCCTAGATGCACTACAACAACTACCACAAGGCGCCCAACGACAACTACTCCTAGATGCACTACAACAACTACCACAAGGCGCCCAACGACAACTACTCCTAGATGCACACCAACAACTTCCACTTGTGCCCCAACGACAACTACTCCGAGATGCACTACAACAACTTCCACAAGTCGCCCAACGACAACTACTCCTACATGCACTACAACAACTACCACAAGGCGCCCAACGACAACAACTCCTACATGCACCACAACAACTACCACAAGTCGCCCAACGACAAGTACTCCTAGATCCACACCAACAACTTCCACTTGTGCCCCAACGACAACTACTCCTAAATGCACTACAACAACTTCCACAAGTCGCCCAACGACAACTACTCCTACATGCACTACAACAACTACCACAAGGCGCCCAACGACAACAACTCCTACATGCACCACAACAACTACCACAAGTCGCCCAACGACAACTACTCCTAGATGCACTACAACGACTTCCACAAGTGCTCCAACCACAATCACACCTTgtccaacaacaacaccatcAACAAGTCCTACAAGAACAACACGtcgtccttgtccttgtccttgctATCCCCAGCCTCCTTACCAGATTCCTCCTTGGTCATGGTGGTATCCTTACCCGATCTACCCCAATCCGGTGTGGCCCTGGCAACCTAACCCAGTTGTTCCTCAATGGCCACAGATGCCCGGATATCCAAATCAGTGGCCACAATTACCAGGTAATCCCCAGCACTTACCACCGCCGTTGCCATCTCCTCAGTGGCCCTggtcttggccaaaaccacCAGTAGTTCACCCTAAACCTGGCGACTGTGAAAACATATGCGAAAACCTACTGAAGGGAGTAAAATATCAAGAAGATCTCATCAGAAGATGCTTGTGCACACGAAAGTAa
- the LOC120284403 gene encoding mucin-5AC isoform X5 — protein MKVALIFLTVSILLIQVKNVKANYDWDSMTDGPCEEIIPGSGGDTIYNPDPVQPCDPDDNPTTPKPRHKTKRPKSTRKTTKRTKRPPRRNTKKTTKRSTKRTTKRSTKRTTKRSTKRTTKRSTKTPATTDAPITTTDADCTCSDTTTVTCTDSTTPLCTDTPPCTCSEEPSTAIPSSPCTCTEETTTQTPTCSTQGTPTTPSTCAPTSTTTKCTTTTSTCAPTTTTPRCTTTTSTCAPTTTTPRCTTTTSTCAPTTTTPRCTTTTSTCAPTTTTPRCTTTTSTRRPTTTTPRCTPTTSTCAPTTTTPRCTTTTSTRRPTTTTPRCTPTTSTCAPTTTTPKCTTTTTTCAPTTTTPKCTTTTSTSRPTTTTPRCTTTTTTRRPTTTTPRCTPTTSTCAPTTTTPKCTTTTSTSRPTTTTPRCTTTTTTRRPTTTTPRCTATTSTCAPTTTTPRCTTTTSTCAPTTTTPRCTTTTTTRRPTTTTPRCTPTTSTCAPTTTTPKCTTTTSTSRPTTTTPRCTTTTTTRRPTTTTPRCTTTTTTRRPTTTTPRCTPTTSTCAPTTTTPRCTTTTSTSRPTTTTPTCTTTTTTRRPTTTTPTCTTTTTTSRPTTSTPRSTPTTSTCAPTTTTPKCTTTTSTSRPTTTTPTCTTTTTTRRPTTTTPTCTTTTTTSRPTTTTPRCTTTTSTSAPTTITPCPTTTPSTSPTRTTRRPCPCPCYPQPPYQIPPWSWWYPYPIYPNPVWPWQPNPVVPQWPQMPGYPNQWPQLPGNPQHLPPPLPSPQWPWSWPKPPVVHPKPGDCENICENLLKGVKYQEDLIRRCLCTRK, from the exons ATGAAAGTCGCCCTTATCTTTTTAACTG tGAGCATTTTGCTCATACAGGTTAAAAATGTGAAAGCAAATTACGACTGGGACAGTATGACAGATGGTCCATGTGAGGAGATAATACCCGGATCTGGAGGAGACACTATCTACAACCCAGATCCAGTGCAACCCTGTGACCCTGACGACAATCCGACTACTCCAAAACCCAGACACAAGACTAAAAGACCCAAATCCACACGTAAAACAACCAAACGAACTAAACGTCCTCCCAGAAGGAACACCAAAAAGACCACCAAAAGGTCCACCAAAAGAACCACCAAAAGGTCCACCAAAAGGACCACCAAAAGGTCCACCAAAAGGACCACCAAAAGGTCGACCAAAACCCCGGCTACAACAGATGCCCCTATAACGACCACGGATGCGGACTGCACATGCTCCGACACAACAACTGTGACATGCACGGACTCGACGACTCCATTGTGTACCGACACCCCTCCTTGCACCTGTTCTGAAGAACCTTCTACTGCAATACCCAGTTCTCCTTGCACATGTACTGAAGAAACCACTACACAAACACCAACGTGTTCCACCCAAGGAACCCCAACAACCCCCAGCACATGTGCCCCAACCTCTACCACAACAaaatgcacaacaacaacttccACTTGTGCCCCAACGACAACTACACCTAGATGCACTACAACAACTTCCACTTGTGCCCCAACGACAACTACTCCGAgatgcacaacaacaacttccACTTGTGCCCCAACGACAACCACACCTAGATGCACTACAACAACTTCTACTTGTGCCCCAACGACAACAACTCCTAGATGCACTACAACAACTTCCACAAGGCGCCCAACGACAACTACTCCTAGATGCACACCAACAACTTCCACTTGTGCCCCAACGACAACAACTCCTAGATGCACTACAACAACTTCCACAAGGCGCCCAACGACAACTACTCCTAGATGCACACCAACAACTTCCACTTGTGCCCCAACGACAACTACTCCTAAATGCActacaacaac TACCACTTGTGCCCCAACGACAACTACTCCTAAATGCACTACAACAACATCCACAAGTCGCCCAACGACAACTACTCCTAGATGCACTACAACAACTACCACAAGGCGCCCAACGACAACTACTCCTAGATGCACACCAACAACTTCCACTTGTGCCCCAACGACAACTACTCCTAAATGCACTACAACAACATCCACAAGTCGCCCAACGACAACTACTCCTAGATGCACTACAACAACTACCACAAGGCGCCCAACGACAACTACTCCTAGATGCACAGCAACAACTTCTACTTGTGCCCCAACGACAACTACTCCGAGATGCACTACAACAACTTCCACTTGTGCCCCAACGACAACTACTCCGAGATGCACTACAACAACTACCACAAGGCGCCCAACGACAACTACTCCTAGATGCACACCAACAACTTCCACTTGTGCCCCAACGACAACTACTCCTAAATGCACTACAACAACATCCACAAGTCGCCCAACGACAACTACTCCTAGATGCACTACAACAACTACCACAAGGCGCCCAACGACAACTACTCCTAGATGCACTACAACAACTACCACAAGGCGCCCAACGACAACTACTCCTAGATGCACACCAACAACTTCCACTTGTGCCCCAACGACAACTACTCCGAGATGCACTACAACAACTTCCACAAGTCGCCCAACGACAACTACTCCTACATGCACTACAACAACTACCACAAGGCGCCCAACGACAACAACTCCTACATGCACCACAACAACTACCACAAGTCGCCCAACGACAAGTACTCCTAGATCCACACCAACAACTTCCACTTGTGCCCCAACGACAACTACTCCTAAATGCACTACAACAACTTCCACAAGTCGCCCAACGACAACTACTCCTACATGCACTACAACAACTACCACAAGGCGCCCAACGACAACAACTCCTACATGCACCACAACAACTACCACAAGTCGCCCAACGACAACTACTCCTAGATGCACTACAACGACTTCCACAAGTGCTCCAACCACAATCACACCTTgtccaacaacaacaccatcAACAAGTCCTACAAGAACAACACGtcgtccttgtccttgtccttgctATCCCCAGCCTCCTTACCAGATTCCTCCTTGGTCATGGTGGTATCCTTACCCGATCTACCCCAATCCGGTGTGGCCCTGGCAACCTAACCCAGTTGTTCCTCAATGGCCACAGATGCCCGGATATCCAAATCAGTGGCCACAATTACCAGGTAATCCCCAGCACTTACCACCGCCGTTGCCATCTCCTCAGTGGCCCTggtcttggccaaaaccacCAGTAGTTCACCCTAAACCTGGCGACTGTGAAAACATATGCGAAAACCTACTGAAGGGAGTAAAATATCAAGAAGATCTCATCAGAAGATGCTTGTGCACACGAAAGTAa
- the LOC120284403 gene encoding mucin-5AC isoform X2: MKVALIFLTVSILLIQVKNVKANYDWDSMTDGPCEEIIPGSGGDTIYNPDPVQPCDPDDNPTTPKPRHKTKRPKSTRKTTKRTKRPPRRNTKKTTKRSTKRTTKRSTKTPATTDAPITTTDADCTCSDTTTVTCTDSTTPLCTDTPPCTCSEEPSTAIPSSPCTCTEETTTQTPTCSTQGTPTTPSTCAPTSTTTKCTTTTSTCAPTTTTPRCTTTTSTCAPTTTTPRCTTTTSTCAPTTTTPRCTTTTSTCAPTTTTPRCTTTTSTRRPTTTTPRCTPTTSTCAPTTTTPRCTTTTSTRRPTTTTPRCTPTTSTCAPTTTTPKCTTTTSTSRPTTTTPRCTTTTTTRRPTTTTPRFTPTTSTCAPTATTPKCTTTTTTCAPTTTTPKCTTTTSTSRPTTTTPRCTTTTTTRRPTTTTPRCTPTTSTCAPTTTTPKCTTTTSTSRPTTTTPRCTTTTTTRRPTTTTPRCTATTSTCAPTTTTPRCTTTTSTCAPTTTTPRCTTTTTTRRPTTTTPRCTPTTSTCAPTTTTPKCTTTTSTSRPTTTTPRCTTTTTTRRPTTTTPRCTTTTTTRRPTTTTPRCTPTTSTCAPTTTTPRCTTTTSTSRPTTTTPTCTTTTTTRRPTTTTPTCTTTTTTSRPTTSTPRSTPTTSTCAPTTTTPKCTTTTSTSRPTTTTPTCTTTTTTRRPTTTTPTCTTTTTTSRPTTTTPRCTTTTSTSAPTTITPCPTTTPSTSPTRTTRRPCPCPCYPQPPYQIPPWSWWYPYPIYPNPVWPWQPNPVVPQWPQMPGYPNQWPQLPGNPQHLPPPLPSPQWPWSWPKPPVVHPKPGDCENICENLLKGVKYQEDLIRRCLCTRK; the protein is encoded by the exons ATGAAAGTCGCCCTTATCTTTTTAACTG tGAGCATTTTGCTCATACAGGTTAAAAATGTGAAAGCAAATTACGACTGGGACAGTATGACAGATGGTCCATGTGAGGAGATAATACCCGGATCTGGAGGAGACACTATCTACAACCCAGATCCAGTGCAACCCTGTGACCCTGACGACAATCCGACTACTCCAAAACCCAGACACAAGACTAAAAGACCCAAATCCACACGTAAAACAACCAAACGAACTAAACGTCCTCCCAGAAGGAACACCAAAAAGACCACCAAAAG GTCCACCAAAAGGACCACCAAAAGGTCGACCAAAACCCCGGCTACAACAGATGCCCCTATAACGACCACGGATGCGGACTGCACATGCTCCGACACAACAACTGTGACATGCACGGACTCGACGACTCCATTGTGTACCGACACCCCTCCTTGCACCTGTTCTGAAGAACCTTCTACTGCAATACCCAGTTCTCCTTGCACATGTACTGAAGAAACCACTACACAAACACCAACGTGTTCCACCCAAGGAACCCCAACAACCCCCAGCACATGTGCCCCAACCTCTACCACAACAaaatgcacaacaacaacttccACTTGTGCCCCAACGACAACTACACCTAGATGCACTACAACAACTTCCACTTGTGCCCCAACGACAACTACTCCGAgatgcacaacaacaacttccACTTGTGCCCCAACGACAACCACACCTAGATGCACTACAACAACTTCTACTTGTGCCCCAACGACAACAACTCCTAGATGCACTACAACAACTTCCACAAGGCGCCCAACGACAACTACTCCTAGATGCACACCAACAACTTCCACTTGTGCCCCAACGACAACAACTCCTAGATGCACTACAACAACTTCCACAAGGCGCCCAACGACAACTACTCCTAGATGCACACCAACAACTTCCACTTGTGCCCCAACGACAACTACTCCTAAATGCActacaacaacatcaacaagtCGCCCAACGACAACTACTCCTAGATGCACTACAACAACTACCACAAGGCGCCCAACGACAACTACTCCTAGATTCACACCAACAACTTCCACTTGTGCCCCAACGGCAACTACTCCTAAATGCACTACAACAACTACCACTTGTGCCCCAACGACAACTACTCCTAAATGCACTACAACAACATCCACAAGTCGCCCAACGACAACTACTCCTAGATGCACTACAACAACTACCACAAGGCGCCCAACGACAACTACTCCTAGATGCACACCAACAACTTCCACTTGTGCCCCAACGACAACTACTCCTAAATGCACTACAACAACATCCACAAGTCGCCCAACGACAACTACTCCTAGATGCACTACAACAACTACCACAAGGCGCCCAACGACAACTACTCCTAGATGCACAGCAACAACTTCTACTTGTGCCCCAACGACAACTACTCCGAGATGCACTACAACAACTTCCACTTGTGCCCCAACGACAACTACTCCGAGATGCACTACAACAACTACCACAAGGCGCCCAACGACAACTACTCCTAGATGCACACCAACAACTTCCACTTGTGCCCCAACGACAACTACTCCTAAATGCACTACAACAACATCCACAAGTCGCCCAACGACAACTACTCCTAGATGCACTACAACAACTACCACAAGGCGCCCAACGACAACTACTCCTAGATGCACTACAACAACTACCACAAGGCGCCCAACGACAACTACTCCTAGATGCACACCAACAACTTCCACTTGTGCCCCAACGACAACTACTCCGAGATGCACTACAACAACTTCCACAAGTCGCCCAACGACAACTACTCCTACATGCACTACAACAACTACCACAAGGCGCCCAACGACAACAACTCCTACATGCACCACAACAACTACCACAAGTCGCCCAACGACAAGTACTCCTAGATCCACACCAACAACTTCCACTTGTGCCCCAACGACAACTACTCCTAAATGCACTACAACAACTTCCACAAGTCGCCCAACGACAACTACTCCTACATGCACTACAACAACTACCACAAGGCGCCCAACGACAACAACTCCTACATGCACCACAACAACTACCACAAGTCGCCCAACGACAACTACTCCTAGATGCACTACAACGACTTCCACAAGTGCTCCAACCACAATCACACCTTgtccaacaacaacaccatcAACAAGTCCTACAAGAACAACACGtcgtccttgtccttgtccttgctATCCCCAGCCTCCTTACCAGATTCCTCCTTGGTCATGGTGGTATCCTTACCCGATCTACCCCAATCCGGTGTGGCCCTGGCAACCTAACCCAGTTGTTCCTCAATGGCCACAGATGCCCGGATATCCAAATCAGTGGCCACAATTACCAGGTAATCCCCAGCACTTACCACCGCCGTTGCCATCTCCTCAGTGGCCCTggtcttggccaaaaccacCAGTAGTTCACCCTAAACCTGGCGACTGTGAAAACATATGCGAAAACCTACTGAAGGGAGTAAAATATCAAGAAGATCTCATCAGAAGATGCTTGTGCACACGAAAGTAa